From the Bacteroidia bacterium genome, one window contains:
- the smpB gene encoding SsrA-binding protein SmpB, which yields MTTPKDTVKGIMVNRRARHEYHVLETLEVGIVLKGTEVKSIRAGKVNLQDSYATVEAGELFLYNMHVSPFEKGNIFNHDPVRVRKLLAKRREILKLAQKTNEKGLTLIPLQLYFVGRHLKVELGVCKGKKLYDKRESLKSRDVQRDLERLH from the coding sequence ATGACAACCCCGAAAGACACCGTCAAAGGAATCATGGTAAACCGCCGCGCGCGGCATGAATACCATGTGCTTGAGACGCTCGAAGTCGGTATCGTACTGAAGGGAACGGAAGTGAAATCCATCCGTGCGGGGAAGGTCAATCTGCAGGACAGTTACGCAACCGTGGAAGCCGGAGAGCTCTTCCTGTACAATATGCACGTCAGTCCCTTCGAGAAAGGCAATATTTTCAATCACGACCCCGTTCGTGTGCGCAAGCTGCTCGCGAAGCGCCGGGAGATACTCAAGCTTGCACAAAAAACCAATGAGAAAGGCCTGACCCTGATTCCTCTGCAGCTGTATTTCGTCGGCAGGCATCTCAAGGTGGAATTGGGTGTGTGCAAAGGCAAGAAGCTTTACGATAAACGGGAATCCCTCAAATCACGCGATGTACAACGAGACCTGGAACGATTGCATTGA
- a CDS encoding acyl-CoA thioesterase, with protein MDSARTFRHIWPLRVRSYHVDRQNVVHNLQYLYFFEEARVEYIRAVGLPMDEGTFLTHDKFFVVKNCCEYAAPAYFDEMLEILTRISFIGESSIGFEHIARKTDGTLCARGEHVFVHVDTESNTPSRVPEALRSLIAAYEGAIPRK; from the coding sequence ATGGACTCGGCACGAACTTTCCGTCATATCTGGCCTCTGCGCGTGCGTTCCTATCACGTGGATCGCCAGAATGTCGTTCATAATCTGCAGTATTTGTACTTCTTTGAAGAAGCGCGGGTGGAGTACATACGCGCGGTGGGGCTTCCCATGGATGAAGGGACCTTCCTGACGCATGATAAATTTTTCGTGGTGAAGAACTGCTGCGAGTATGCCGCCCCGGCGTATTTCGACGAGATGCTGGAGATACTGACACGCATATCTTTCATCGGGGAGAGCAGCATCGGCTTCGAACACATCGCGCGCAAGACCGATGGCACCTTGTGCGCGAGGGGAGAGCACGTCTTTGTCCACGTCGATACGGAGAGTAATACACCGAGCAGAGTGCCGGAAGCACTTCGCTCCCTTATAGCTGCGTACGAAGGCGCCATTCCCCGGAAATAA
- a CDS encoding arginine decarboxylase, pyruvoyl-dependent yields the protein MFVPKRIFFTKGVGRHKDYLQSFELALRDADLEQQNLVTVSSIYPPGCKRISKAIGLRELEPGQITFVVMARNATNEANRLVAASIGVAIPTDGTTYGYLSEHHPFGETQRVAGDYAEDLAATMLATTLGVDFDPDKAWDEREQLYKASGKLFQSFNVTQSAEGKLGLWTTAVACAVLLP from the coding sequence TTGTTCGTACCGAAGCGCATTTTCTTCACAAAAGGTGTCGGAAGGCACAAGGACTATCTGCAGTCCTTCGAGCTTGCCCTGCGCGATGCAGATCTCGAGCAGCAGAATCTTGTCACTGTTTCGAGCATTTATCCGCCGGGTTGCAAACGCATCAGTAAAGCCATCGGTTTGCGCGAGCTCGAACCGGGTCAGATCACCTTCGTCGTCATGGCACGTAACGCAACCAACGAAGCGAATCGCCTTGTCGCCGCGTCCATCGGCGTCGCCATCCCCACGGACGGAACAACGTACGGCTATCTCTCCGAACACCACCCCTTTGGTGAAACACAGCGCGTCGCCGGCGACTATGCGGAGGACCTGGCAGCCACCATGCTTGCGACAACGCTCGGCGTCGACTTCGATCCCGACAAAGCGTGGGATGAGCGCGAGCAGCTGTACAAGGCCTCGGGTAAACTTTTCCAATCCTTCAATGTGACGCAGTCCGCGGAAGGAAAACTGGGATTATGGACCACCGCCGTGGCTTGCGCGGTCCTTCTGCCCTGA
- the lnt gene encoding apolipoprotein N-acyltransferase translates to MMTITRRDAPRSEVVQEYSRSRNMLLACASGLLLALAFPPVPFGHTALVALVPFLFLLERQRSFAGAFRYSYLAFLVANFGTIYWISGWWGDDPWLKAAGVVVNLVHPLLFTIPGMLLYFIRRRLGPVAMGAGFPFLWTTWEWLAHLPELSFPWMLLANTQTYDHIGIQYITVTGTFGITLWIASINALLYIGVRHIIRGTWHFPSRPALALLATVVLLLLLPKIHGTVLLRNPEAAQRTLRIGIVQPDIDPYEKWGSGETPLMKLQKLLHLYDSLAQFQPDLVLMPETAIPFRILQATYREEWLELRRRVDSSGVALLTGFPYTVFYDDPETAPGSARRIPDTNIRYHDFNAAMLVEAGETVPQVYKKSRLTPLSERIPYLDALPFMQDALTWGVGISNWGLGNDTTVFTLNNRPTRDGFWAMICYETLYPSFVAGFAARGANAFGVITNDGWFGPTSGPYQLQRYTVLRAIENRRAIARCANNGVSCFINKYGEVRQETKLYTQAAILDEVESTDEITFYARHGDWLPIGTTVATGLLLLLSFIAVHYKK, encoded by the coding sequence ATGATGACGATCACACGACGCGACGCACCGCGTAGCGAGGTAGTGCAGGAGTATTCGCGAAGCCGGAACATGCTCCTCGCTTGCGCATCCGGACTGCTGCTTGCACTCGCGTTTCCGCCCGTTCCCTTCGGCCATACGGCGCTCGTGGCGCTGGTGCCGTTTTTATTTCTCCTGGAGCGGCAGCGGAGTTTCGCCGGTGCGTTTCGTTACAGCTATCTCGCCTTTCTCGTGGCGAATTTCGGCACCATCTATTGGATCAGCGGTTGGTGGGGCGACGATCCCTGGCTCAAGGCCGCGGGTGTGGTGGTGAATCTGGTTCATCCTTTGCTGTTCACTATCCCCGGCATGCTGCTCTATTTCATCCGACGTCGTCTGGGGCCGGTGGCTATGGGAGCGGGTTTTCCTTTTTTGTGGACAACCTGGGAGTGGCTGGCGCATCTGCCCGAACTGTCCTTTCCCTGGATGCTGCTCGCCAATACGCAGACCTATGATCATATCGGCATACAGTATATCACAGTGACGGGAACCTTTGGTATCACGCTTTGGATAGCAAGCATCAACGCATTGCTCTACATCGGCGTTCGGCACATTATTCGCGGGACGTGGCATTTTCCGTCGCGTCCGGCCCTGGCGCTGCTTGCGACCGTCGTGCTGTTGCTCCTGCTTCCCAAGATCCACGGAACAGTGCTGTTGCGCAATCCCGAGGCAGCGCAGCGCACTCTGCGCATCGGCATCGTACAGCCGGACATCGATCCCTACGAGAAGTGGGGAAGCGGTGAAACACCGCTGATGAAGCTGCAGAAATTGCTTCATCTCTATGATTCTCTCGCGCAATTCCAACCCGATCTCGTGCTGATGCCCGAAACAGCCATACCGTTCCGCATTCTTCAGGCCACGTATCGCGAGGAGTGGCTGGAGCTGCGCCGCAGGGTAGACAGTTCCGGCGTCGCGCTGCTCACCGGATTTCCCTACACGGTATTCTATGACGATCCCGAAACGGCGCCCGGAAGCGCTCGCCGCATACCAGATACGAATATCCGGTATCATGATTTCAACGCGGCGATGCTCGTGGAGGCGGGGGAGACTGTGCCGCAGGTATACAAGAAATCCCGCCTCACACCGTTGAGCGAGCGCATTCCGTATCTCGATGCCTTACCGTTTATGCAGGACGCGCTCACCTGGGGCGTCGGCATCAGTAACTGGGGGCTGGGAAACGACACTACCGTGTTTACCCTGAACAACCGGCCGACACGCGACGGATTCTGGGCGATGATCTGCTACGAAACACTGTATCCGTCGTTCGTCGCGGGCTTTGCCGCGCGCGGTGCGAATGCCTTCGGGGTGATCACGAACGACGGCTGGTTTGGCCCGACCTCCGGCCCGTATCAGCTGCAACGCTACACGGTGCTCCGGGCGATCGAGAATCGTCGCGCTATCGCGCGCTGCGCGAACAATGGCGTGAGCTGCTTCATCAACAAATACGGCGAGGTGCGGCAGGAGACGAAGCTGTACACACAAGCCGCCATTCTCGATGAGGTGGAGTCGACCGACGAAATCACCTTCTACGCCCGCCACGGCGACTGGCTTCCCATTGGAACCACGGTCGCGACAGGATTACTGCTTCTTCTTTCATTCATCGCGGTGCACTACAAAAAATGA
- a CDS encoding aminotransferase class I/II-fold pyridoxal phosphate-dependent enzyme, which produces MTSHPIDLRSDTVTRPTQGMYAAMVSAPLGDDVYAEDPSVNQLQRDMAALFGKEAGLFVPTGVMSNQLAIKAWTQPGDEIIVEEESHIFNYETAAPAMMSAVQLRTVRGAMGVLDPRDVEEAVRPPDYYYPRSSLVCIENTHNRCGGTLYPIAEMRALSGLCRARQIPLHLDGARIWNAHVATGTAFAEFGAAVDSISICFSKGLGAPAGSMLLGPTEFIARAHKYRKIFGGGMRQAGVLAAAAAYGVQEHLPLLHQDHLRARRFAEALQDCTQMRIDRDRVQSNMVLLDFSDSTRRAESVQQELREQGVLIGMGMGRTLRAVFHIGLSDDDVDRAIGICHAILR; this is translated from the coding sequence ATGACTTCCCATCCGATTGACCTCCGAAGCGATACGGTTACCCGGCCGACGCAGGGCATGTACGCGGCCATGGTGTCCGCTCCCCTTGGCGATGATGTGTATGCCGAAGATCCTTCCGTGAACCAACTGCAACGCGATATGGCTGCGCTGTTCGGCAAGGAGGCCGGCTTGTTCGTACCGACCGGCGTCATGAGCAATCAGCTCGCCATCAAGGCCTGGACGCAACCCGGAGACGAGATCATTGTCGAAGAGGAGTCGCATATCTTCAATTATGAAACCGCGGCGCCCGCGATGATGTCCGCCGTCCAGCTCCGGACCGTACGGGGTGCGATGGGTGTGCTCGACCCTCGGGACGTCGAGGAGGCAGTGCGGCCGCCGGACTATTACTATCCGCGGTCGTCGCTGGTCTGCATCGAGAATACGCACAACCGCTGCGGCGGGACTCTGTATCCCATCGCGGAAATGCGTGCGCTGTCCGGTCTCTGTCGTGCGCGTCAGATCCCGCTCCATCTGGACGGGGCACGCATTTGGAACGCGCACGTCGCCACGGGGACGGCATTCGCGGAATTTGGAGCGGCGGTGGATTCCATCTCGATTTGTTTTTCCAAGGGACTGGGCGCACCGGCGGGTTCCATGCTGCTCGGTCCGACGGAGTTCATTGCGCGGGCGCACAAGTATCGGAAAATATTCGGCGGCGGGATGCGTCAGGCCGGTGTTCTTGCCGCAGCGGCGGCGTACGGCGTGCAGGAGCATCTGCCGCTGCTTCATCAGGATCATCTCCGTGCGCGACGTTTCGCGGAAGCCCTGCAGGATTGTACGCAGATGCGCATTGACCGCGACCGGGTGCAGAGCAACATGGTTCTGCTGGATTTTTCCGACTCCACACGCCGGGCGGAATCCGTTCAGCAAGAGCTCAGAGAACAGGGTGTTCTCATTGGTATGGGCATGGGTCGCACACTTCGCGCTGTTTTTCACATCGGCTTGTCCGATGACGACGTCGACCGCGCAATCGGGATCTGTCACGCAATTTTGAGGTAA
- the tyrS gene encoding tyrosine--tRNA ligase has product MDVIRKGAFEILPEEELLRKLERSLATATPLNIKLGCDPSRPDLHLGHSVVLRKLRQFQDLGHQAILIVGDFTGMIGDPTGKSKTRPSLTLEDTRANGQSYFEQAAHVLDIERVSIVYNSDWLAPMQFEDVIKLAAKYTVARMLERDDFEKRYRAQEAISVHEFLYPLAQAMDSVAVKSDVELGGTDQKFNLLVGRDIQREFGQEPQIILTMPLLEGTDGVEKMSKSLDNYVAFTDTPEDMYGKTLSIPDTLILPWFRLLTDFPAERLGNIDAAMERGENPRDFKRELARVIVAQYYDETAAAAAEAHFDRVIKNKQAPEEVEVFPIPKDSDISLLDVIFEAGLVKSRSEGRQLMKQAAVSIGDTRILDPMTPVPDSDEVIVKVGKRRFIKIVRS; this is encoded by the coding sequence ATGGACGTCATCCGCAAGGGCGCGTTCGAGATTCTTCCCGAAGAAGAACTGCTGCGCAAACTGGAACGCTCTCTCGCGACCGCGACACCGCTCAACATCAAGCTCGGATGCGACCCCAGCAGGCCCGATCTGCATCTCGGTCATTCCGTCGTTCTTCGGAAATTGCGGCAGTTTCAGGACCTTGGCCATCAGGCCATCCTCATCGTGGGTGATTTCACCGGCATGATCGGAGATCCGACGGGCAAGAGCAAAACCCGTCCGTCGCTCACCCTGGAGGATACTCGCGCGAACGGACAATCCTATTTTGAACAGGCCGCGCATGTGCTGGATATCGAGCGCGTGTCCATCGTCTACAATTCGGACTGGCTGGCACCGATGCAGTTCGAGGACGTCATCAAGCTCGCCGCGAAGTACACGGTCGCCCGCATGCTCGAACGTGATGATTTTGAGAAACGCTATCGCGCGCAGGAAGCGATCTCCGTGCACGAATTCCTGTATCCCCTCGCGCAGGCCATGGACTCCGTCGCTGTCAAATCGGACGTGGAACTCGGGGGAACGGATCAGAAATTCAATCTGCTCGTCGGAAGAGATATACAGCGGGAATTCGGACAGGAGCCCCAGATCATTCTCACCATGCCGCTGCTGGAGGGCACAGACGGCGTGGAAAAAATGAGCAAATCGCTTGACAACTACGTGGCCTTTACCGACACGCCCGAGGATATGTACGGGAAAACACTCTCCATACCGGATACGTTGATCCTGCCGTGGTTCCGTCTCCTCACCGATTTCCCTGCTGAACGACTCGGGAATATTGACGCGGCCATGGAGCGCGGTGAAAATCCGCGGGACTTCAAACGCGAACTCGCCCGGGTGATTGTCGCGCAGTATTATGATGAAACGGCTGCCGCCGCCGCAGAAGCGCATTTCGATCGGGTCATTAAAAACAAACAAGCCCCGGAAGAGGTCGAGGTATTTCCCATCCCGAAGGACAGTGATATTTCGTTGCTGGATGTTATTTTTGAAGCAGGCCTTGTCAAGTCCAGAAGCGAAGGCCGGCAACTGATGAAACAGGCAGCGGTCAGTATCGGCGATACCCGCATTCTCGATCCGATGACGCCGGTCCCCGATTCCGATGAAGTCATCGTCAAGGTCGGCAAACGACGGTTTATAAAAATCGTCCGGAGCTGA
- a CDS encoding ribosome maturation factor RimP, translating into MKKDPQTIANDGDVLYIMMFQMWGVPAFFIMVPTEQQIFELLQPLVLENGAKLVDITVRGQRNRTVVEVFADTDQGIAADQLADISRAVDAFMEAEQWFDGAYTLNVSSPGLERPIRFPWQFGRHKNRHVALLRAIAGGQQPLEGEIHDVDEEQLILRVGNGFVAIPHDEIMEAHIIAKL; encoded by the coding sequence ATGAAAAAAGACCCGCAGACAATTGCAAATGATGGCGATGTGCTCTATATTATGATGTTTCAGATGTGGGGCGTACCCGCATTTTTTATTATGGTACCGACAGAACAACAAATATTCGAACTACTGCAGCCGCTGGTGCTGGAAAATGGTGCCAAATTGGTTGATATTACCGTCCGTGGTCAACGGAACCGCACCGTGGTGGAGGTATTCGCTGATACGGATCAGGGCATTGCCGCCGACCAGCTCGCCGATATCAGCAGAGCTGTCGACGCCTTCATGGAAGCCGAACAGTGGTTCGATGGCGCCTACACACTGAATGTTTCCTCTCCCGGGCTCGAGCGTCCGATTCGTTTTCCGTGGCAGTTCGGACGCCATAAAAATCGTCATGTCGCACTGCTTCGCGCTATTGCGGGCGGACAGCAGCCGCTTGAAGGCGAGATACACGATGTGGATGAGGAACAGCTGATTCTTCGTGTCGGCAATGGCTTCGTTGCCATTCCGCACGATGAGATCATGGAAGCACACATTATCGCTAAATTGTAA